From the genome of Nicotiana sylvestris chromosome 2, ASM39365v2, whole genome shotgun sequence, one region includes:
- the LOC138885201 gene encoding uncharacterized protein produces MTLPTIPITDDSPISGIPTSESAAAEENRIMCLQVMEMWDTWENGREPPSPIPGFPELFPRSGGTSNVPISHPNTPLGHPTISAHFVGTPSETPQFEFTTGQEKTTKTPKQEEIAKKMRSMEQSLKNIQGLSGQKSVSYADSCMFPHVNLPLGFKTPKFEKYDGHGDPIAHLKKYCNKLRGAGGKEELLMAYFGESPYNIDIAPDRNSLTNLNKKSSESFREYTVKWREQAFRVKPPMDEVEMVTVFLQAQEADYFQNMMSAMGKPFAESIKIGEMVENGLKTG; encoded by the exons atgactCTGCCAACAATTCCCATCACGGATGATAGCCCAATCTCAGGCATCCCGACCTCAGAATCAGCAGCTGCCGAGGAAAATAGAATCATGTGTCTTCAGGTTATGGAAATGTGGGACACTTGGGAAAATGGAAGAGAGCCACCAAGCCCAATCCCGGGATTCCCCGAGCTTTTTCCTAGATCAGGTGGTACTTCCAATGTTCCAATCAGTCACCCAAATACCCCACTAGGACATCCAACTATCTCAGCTCATTTtgtgggaacaccttctgag ACACCTCAATTTGAGTTCACTACAGGGCAAGAAAAGACTACCAAAACTCCTAAGCAAGAAGAAATTGCgaagaagatgaggagtatggagCAGAGCCTCAAGAACATACAAGGCttgagtggacagaaaagtgtGTCCTATGCTGATtcatgcatgttccctcatgtgaacttaccattgggattcaaaaccccaaaatttgagaagtacgacgggcacggtgatcctattgctcatctcaagaaatattgcaataAATTGCGAGGGgccggtggaaaggaagaactactcATGGCCTATTTTGGAGAAAGTCCG tacaacattgatatcgCTCCAGATAGGAACTCGTTGACAAACTTGAATAAGAAATCctcggaaagcttccgagagtacaCAGTTAAATGGCGTGAACAGGCCTTTAGGGTAAAGCCTCCGATGGATGAGGTTGAAATGGTCACGGTTTTCCTCCAAGCTCAAGAagctgactacttccaaaatatgatgtccgcaatgggtaaaccgttcgctgaatccatcaagattggcgaaatggttgaaaatgggttgaaaacgggctGA